The proteins below come from a single Ictalurus furcatus strain D&B chromosome 15, Billie_1.0, whole genome shotgun sequence genomic window:
- the trappc6b gene encoding trafficking protein particle complex subunit 6b has protein sequence MSVFFPAEMADEALFQFLHNELIQYVNNAESGENENGRCVSKLENMGFRVGQGLIERFTKDTARFKDELDVMKFICKDFWTCVFKKQIDNLRTNHQGIYVLQDNKFRLLNQLSAGKQYLEHAPKYLAFTCGLVRGGLYNLGVKSIVTAEVSVMPACKFQVMIQKM, from the exons ATGAGTGTTTTCTTCCCAGCAGAAATGGCAGACGAGGCTCTTTTTCAGTTCCTCCATAATGAacttatacagtatgtcaaCAACGCAGAAAGCGGAGAAAAT GAAAATGGACGGTGTGTTTCTAAGCTTGAGAACATGGGATTTCGTGTGGGACAAGGTCTCATTGAAAG GTTCACCAAAGACACAGCACGTTTTAAAGATGAACTCGACGTCATGAAATTCATCTGCAAAGATTTCTGGACCTGTGTGTTTAAGAAGCAGATTGATAATCTGAGAACAAACCACCAA GGCATTTACGTACTACAGGATAACAAGTTTCGGTTATTGAACCAACTGTCTGCTGGTAAACAGTATCTGGAACATGCACCAAAG TATTTGGCGTTTACCTGCGGTCTGGTGAGAGGAGGGCTCTACAACCTCGGTGTAAAGAGCATCGTCACAGCTGAGGTGTCCGTCATGCCTGCTT GTAAATTCCAGGTGATGATCCAGAAGATGTAA